A single genomic interval of Coccidioides posadasii str. Silveira chromosome 1, complete sequence harbors:
- a CDS encoding uncharacterized protein (TransMembrane:1 (i94-113o)), protein MDGSKDHLRERYLTPSALRSGIGIAVRNERSSVVEDVSIRGRGEEAKKSIHSICDYIDYMSPEPLAACALPASNREYPELLTLRGHGNQRSSRAIALWMLIHLIQCLTLPSAAI, encoded by the exons ATGGATGGCAGTAAGGACCATCTTCGTGAGCGATACTTGACACCCAGCGCCTTGAGGAGCGGTATTGGCATCGCTGTACGAAACGAACGGTCAAGTG TTGTGGAAGACGTATCGATCCGAGGGCGTGGCGAAGAAGCGAAGAAATCGATTCACAGTATATGCGATTATATCGATTACATGTCTCCTGAACCGCTAGCTGCCTGCGCATTACCTGCCAGCAACAGGGAATACCCCGAGCTTCTCACGTTGCGTGGTCACGGAAACCAAAGGAGTTCTAGGGCCATTGCTTTGTGGATGTTGATTCACTTGATTCAATGCCTCACTCTACCTAGTGCAGCGATTTGA
- the ATG8 gene encoding ubiquitin-like protein atg8 (EggNog:ENOG410PNV6~COG:Z~BUSCO:15851at33183) has translation MRSKFKDEHPFEKRKAEAERIRQKYADRIPVICEKVEKSDIATIDKKKYLVPADLTVGQFVYVIRKRIKLSPEKAIFIFVDEVLPPTAALMSSIYEEHKDDDGFLYITYSGENTFGN, from the exons ATGCGCTCCAAGTTCAAGGACGAGCATCCCTTCGAAAAGCGCAAGGCCGAAGCTGAGCGCATCCGCCAGAAATACGCAGACCGCATTCCA GTAATCTGCGAGAAGGTTGAAAAGTCGGACATTGCAACCATCGATAAGAAGAAATACCTCGTCCCAGCAGATCTCACGGTGGGCCAGTTCGTATATGTGATTCGCAAGCGCATCAAGTTGTCACCCGAGAAAGCCATCTTCATCTTTGTCGATGAGGTGTTGCCGCCCACCGCTGCCCTGATGAGCAGCATCTACGAGGAGCACAAAGATGACGATGGATTCCTGTATATTAC ATACTCTGGCGAGAATACGTTCGGAAACTAA
- the GGC1 gene encoding Mitochondrial GTP/GDP carrier protein 1 (BUSCO:335719at4751~EggNog:ENOG410PF7V~COG:C~BUSCO:10111at33183), which yields MAPALAAPVAGSAAKDVKRESATARLLGSGSAGIAELLIFHPVDTTAKRLMSNQTKISSVSALNKVVFKDYASASVLRKFTSLFPGLGYAAGYKVLQRIYKYGGQPFVRDHLAKHYGTDFDNAFGKGTGKAIMHATAGSLIGIGEIVLLPLDVLKIKRQTNPEAFRGRGLFKIISDEGMGLYRGAGWTAARNAPGSFALFGGSAFAKEYIYGLSDYNKASWLQNFVASVAGASASLIVSAPLDVIKTRIQNRNFENPESGFRIVSSMVRNEGLTSFFKGLTPKLLMTGPKLVFSFWLAQTLIPAFGAVV from the exons ATGGCTCCCGCTCTTGCTGCACCAGTTGCCGGTTCCGCGGCCAAGGATGTCAAGAGGGAATCAGCAACTGCGAGACTACTGGGATCCG GCTCTGCCGGTATCGCTGAACTTCTCATTTTCCATCCA GTCGATACAACCGCAAAGCGTTTGATGAGCAATCAGACAAAA ATCTCGTCTGTCTCGGCCCTCAACAAAGTCGTCTTCAAAGATTATGCTTCTGCCTCCGTCCTCCGCAAATTCACATCCTTATTCCCTGGTTTAGGCTATGCCGCTGGTTACAAA GTCTTGCAACGAATCTACAAGTACGGAGGACAGCCATTCGTCCGTGATCATCTTGCCAAGCACTATGGCACCGACTTTGATAATGCATTCGGTAAGGGAACTGGCAAGGCTATTATGCATGCGACGGCCGGAAG TTTGATCGGAATCGGAGAAATCGTTCTCCTTCCTCTCGATGTTTTGAAGATTAAGAGACAGACAAATCCGGAGGCCTTCCGTGGCCGTGGCCTCTTCAAGATTATTTCCGACGAGGGAATGGGTCTATATCGCGGTGCCGGCTGGACTGCTGCCCGTAACGCTCCTGGTTCATTTGCA CTCTTTGGTGGTTCTGCCTTTGCAAAGGAGTACATCTATGGCCTTTCGGACTATAACAAGGCGTCTTGGCTTCAGAACTTCGTTGCCTCCGTGGCTGGTGCTAGCGCATCTTTGATCGTCTCTGCACCATTGGACGTCATCAAGACCCGCATTCAAAACCGAAACTTCGAGAACCCCGAGTCCGGATTCCGTATCGTTAGCAGCATGGTTCGCAACGAAGGTCTTACCAGCTTCTTCAAGGGGTTGACACCCAAGCTCTTGATGACTGGACCGAAGCTGGTGTTCAGCTTCTGGTTGGCGCAGACCTTGATACCCGCTTTTGGAGCAGTTGTATGA
- a CDS encoding uncharacterized protein (EggNog:ENOG410PQUK), giving the protein MVLKLYDRRFACGFREGEKFLRWSPQIETVYQQYIVRGRRQGWSNRRQDGIEPSEDEKRAFRISLDEEYLDDLAKEIHDTETKAYRRLEGLQGKIIPRLFANVRMRADFSPNTSLPTKDNKSCDEPVIPGLLLQHIPGFQLRQLSLKAPRKMWQSICDEALRIVNDVGDCGIINEDVKPRNFVVRDDRPQGNFTVYMIDFGVCAFREQVEDEESWRMLQAHGDEEGAIGYAMQGKLNGGFVYKRSEKYLKLDDEFNSVKAR; this is encoded by the coding sequence ATGGTGTTGAAGCTTTACGATAGGCGGTTTGCATGTGGTTTCCGCGAAGGGGAGAAATTCCTGCGCTGGTCTCCTCAAATCGAGACCGTGTACCAACAATATATCGTGCGCGGGCGTAGACAAGGTTGGAGTAACAGACGACAAGATGGCATCGAGCCCTCTGAAGACGAGAAGAGGGCCTTTAGGATTTCTCTGGATGAGGAATACCTCGATGATTTGGCAAAAGAGATCCACGACACTGAAACAAAGGCGTATCGACGACTGGAAGGCCTGCAGGGGAAGATAATACCGAGGCTTTTTGCGAATGTCAGGATGAGGGCAGACTTTTCGCCGAATACCAGCCTCCCGACGAAGGATAATAAGAGTTGCGACGAGCCGGTCATTCCTGGGCTTCTGTTACAACATATCCCGGGCTTCCAGTTGCGTCAATTGTCTTTAAAAGCCCCGAGGAAGATGTGGCAGAGTATATGCGACGAGGCCCTTCGCATCGTGAACGACGTTGGCGATTGTGGCATCATTAACGAGGATGTGAAGCCGAGGAACTTCGTCGTACGGGATGACCGCCCGCAGGGTAACTTCACGGTTTATATGATTGACTTTGGAGTGTGCGCGTTCCGTGAGCAGGTCGAGGACGAAGAATCGTGGAGGATGCTGCAAGCTCACGGCGACGAAGAAGGAGCGATAGGGTACGCCATGCAAGGGAAGTTGAATGGGGGCTTCGTATATAAGCGATCCGAGAAGTACTTGAAATTGGACGACGAATTCAACAGCGTCAAAGCACGATAG
- the HEM13 gene encoding Coproporphyrinogen-III oxidase (EggNog:ENOG410PIF2~COG:H~BUSCO:6649at33183) codes for MATPRMYSRYSRAFGPGFWRYPCLAASRSQRRQISSFNFRSSENARGWRPVVAFSIAAAAMGASLHALTSEPVRLDAPSIAALDDKTKRGGTITSSSPMRLRMEKLIKDHQKKIVDELSRIDGKNFIVDEWNRPNGGGGISCVLQDGNVFEKAGVNVSVVYGQLPRPAIEKMRADHKSFVATDVDSLDFFAAGLSLVLHPKNPMAPTVHLNYRYFETSDPKDPIHGPKNWWFGGGTDLTPSYIFPEDCKHFHQTIKDVCDKHDPSYYPKFKKWCDDYFYIPHRHEARGIGGIFFDDLDAEFLAHSTSHSSTNPQETLFAFVSDALASFLPSYVPIVERRKDMPFTQAEKDWQQLRRGRYVEFNLVYDRGTSFGLRTPSARVESILMSLPRTAEWVYMDPISGTRMGEEKKVVGEEVGGEEKKRERELMDVLKYPREWV; via the exons ATGGCAACTCCCCGCATGTACTCCCGCTACTCAAGGGCATTTGGGCCTGGCTTTTGGAGATATCCCTGCCTTGCAGCTTCAAGGAGCCAGCGTCGTCAGATATCCTCATTCAATTTCAGGTCGTCAGAGAACGCGAGAGGATGGAGGCCGGTCGTGGCCTTCTCAattgcagcagcagcaatggGTGCTTCGCTGCATGCTCTG ACCTCAGAGCCCGTCAGGCTCGATGCGCCCTCGATTGCTGCTCTCGATGATAAAACAAAGCGCGGGGGCACCATAACCTCCTCATCGCCCATGCGTCTTCGCATGGAAAAGCTTATAAAGGACCACCAGAAGAAAATCGTAGATGAGCTGTCGCGCATAGACGGGAAGAACTTCATCGTTGACGAATGGAACCGACCcaatggtggtggtggtatCTCCTGCGTCCTTCAAGATGGCAACGTCTTTGAAAAAGCTGGCGTCAATGTCTCCGTCGTATACGGCCAATTACCACGCCCGGCCATTGAGAAGATGCGCGCGGACCATAAATCGTTCGTCGCTACGGACGTGGACTCGCTAGACTTTTTTGCTGCCGGGCTCTCTCTAGTCCTACACCCCAAAAATCCAATGGCTCCGACAGTCCACCTAAACTACCGCTACTTCGAAACTTCAGACCCCAAAGATCCCATCCACGGACCGAAGAACTGGTGGTTCGGCGGAGGCACAGACCTAACCCCATCATACATCTTCCCCGAAGACTGCAAGCACTTCCACCAAACAATCAAAGACGTCTGCGACAAACATGACCCCAGCTACTACCCCAAATTCAAAAAATGGTGCGACGACTACTTCTACATCCCGCACCGCCATGAAGCCCGCGGCATCGGCGGGATCTTCTTCGACGACCTTGACGCTGAATTTCTGGCCCACTCCACCTCCCACTCCTCGACAAATCCACAAGAGACCCTCTTCGCGTTCGTTTCTGACGCCCTCGCCTCATTCTTGCCGTCTTACGTTCCCATCGTCGAACGCAGGAAGGACATGCCGTTCACCCAAGCTGAGAAGGACTGGCAGCAGCTACGTCGCGGGCGCTACGTCGAGTTTAATCTTGTGTATGACCGCGGGACCAGCTTCGGGCTGCGTACCCCGAGCGCGAGGGTGGAAAGTATCTTGATGAGTCTTCCCAGAACGGCGGAGTGGGTGTACATGGATCCAATCTCTGGGACGAGGATGGgtgaggagaagaaggttGTTGGGGAGGAAGTCGGCGgcgaggagaagaagagggagagagagctGATGGATGTCTTGAAGTATCCCCGGGAATGGGTGTGA
- a CDS encoding uncharacterized protein (SECRETED:SignalP(1-20)~EggNog:ENOG410Q55D) — protein MKFFGFTLLFLQAFLVCAQATTQPKLENFTLASGSVTNTLDPNEKYEKESRDINEVIKLDPTNITMAIPPEDLPSGNPTERQHARDLSKRPGKCPVHLPWLCDGVVCFNRFTHMCCKGGFLCQDPRFCVTNAIAQMACR, from the coding sequence ATGAAATTCTTCGGCTTTACCCTGCTCTTCTTGCAGGCTTTCCTCGTCTGCGCCCAAGCCACTACTCAACCCAAGCTCGAGAACTTCACCCTTGCATCGGGCAGTGTCACGAACACCCTAGATCCCAACGAGAAGTACGAAAAGGAATCTCGAGATATCAACGAAGTCATTAAACTCGACCCAACCAACATCACCATGGCCATCCCGCCGGAAGACTTACCCAGTGGAAATCCAACTGAGAGACAACATGCACGAGATCTCTCCAAGCGCCCTGGGAAATGCCCCGTACATCTACCCTGGCTCTGCGATGGTGTTGTGTGCTTCAATCGATTTACCCATATGTGCTGCAAGGGTGGATTTCTCTGCCAAGACCCGCGGTTCTGTGTTACGAATGCTATTGCCCAAATGGCATGCCGCTGA